The following proteins come from a genomic window of Nitrospira sp.:
- a CDS encoding Antitoxin HigA, translating to MAIPNKGVRKVRPTHPGEMLREDFLPDYGLNVSSFAKAIGVSRQTVNEVLRERRGVTPEMALRLSRLFGNTPEFWLNAQRAVDLWEAAKQAKRRINRISPLPAA from the coding sequence ATGGCTATTCCTAACAAAGGAGTTCGAAAGGTTCGCCCCACACATCCGGGAGAGATGTTGCGAGAAGATTTCCTTCCGGATTACGGGCTGAATGTGTCGAGCTTTGCCAAAGCCATCGGGGTCTCGCGCCAGACGGTGAATGAGGTCTTGCGGGAACGGCGGGGTGTAACTCCGGAAATGGCCCTGCGGCTCTCTCGATTGTTTGGCAATACTCCGGAGTTTTGGCTGAACGCCCAGCGAGCGGTTGATTTGTGGGAGGCGGCGAAGCAAGCAAAGCGCAGGATCAATCGTATTTCGCCGCTGCCGGCTGCGTGA
- a CDS encoding Toxin HigB — protein sequence MIRTFADRQTAELYETGRAKRFPAEIWSGALRRLQYLDSAAYVEDLKNPPSNRLHRLEQDRAGQYSISVNMQWRICFRFIDGDAYDVEVTDYH from the coding sequence GTGATCAGGACGTTTGCGGATCGACAGACGGCGGAATTGTATGAGACGGGTAGGGCAAAACGGTTTCCTGCTGAGATCTGGAGCGGAGCCTTACGAAGGCTACAGTATCTCGATTCGGCTGCCTATGTGGAAGATTTGAAGAATCCTCCGAGCAATCGGTTGCACAGGCTGGAGCAAGACCGGGCAGGTCAGTATTCTATTTCAGTCAACATGCAGTGGAGGATTTGCTTCCGATTTATCGACGGCGATGCGTATGACGTGGAAGTGACCGACTATCACTGA
- a CDS encoding 1,4-alpha-glucan (glycogen) branching enzyme, GH-13-type, with translation MTQGAMMTVDEPTRLTRDDLYLFNEGSLVNLYEKLGAHPDRVNGQEGTFFAVWAPDAERVSVIGSFNDWKQDAHYLSPRGSSGIWEGFIPAVGVGTLYKYHIRSRFNDYRVDKADPLSLFNEIPPKTASIVWDLSYEWNDADWMKHRRDRNALTAPMAIYEMHVGSWRRVAEEGYRSLSYREMAVPLAEYVKQMGFTHVEFLPLMDHPFFGSWGYQTTGYFAPSGNYGTPQDLMYLIDILHQHGIGVILDWVPSHFPTDEHGLGYFDGTHLYEHAHPKQGFHPEWNTFIFNFGRNEVRSFLISSALFWLDKYHIDGLRVDAVASMLYLDYARKEGEWIPNQYGGRENLDAVAFLRRFNEEVYTRYPDVQTTAEESTSWPAVSRPGYVGGLGFGLKWDMGWMHDTLKYMQTDPIYRRYHHQNLTFRMLYAFHENFILPLSHDEVVYGKRSLLEKMPGDDWQKFANLRVLFGYMYAQAAKKLLFMGGEIAQRTEWAHDGQLEWEQLQHASHLGIQRWVADLNRVYRNERALHEDDVTPHGFEWIDCNDAESSVISLIRKGHTMQDLILVVCNFTPVPQPNYRVGVPRGEYWQEILNSDSSWYGGGNWGNGGGVDAVPVPLHARSHSLTVTVPALAAVFFKSQG, from the coding sequence ATGACACAGGGAGCGATGATGACTGTGGACGAACCGACGAGGCTGACGCGCGACGATTTGTATCTGTTCAACGAAGGGTCATTGGTCAATCTTTATGAGAAACTGGGAGCGCATCCGGACCGCGTGAACGGACAAGAGGGAACCTTCTTCGCGGTCTGGGCCCCGGATGCCGAGCGGGTATCCGTGATCGGCTCGTTTAACGACTGGAAACAGGATGCGCATTATCTGAGCCCCCGTGGGAGCAGCGGAATTTGGGAAGGATTCATTCCCGCCGTCGGAGTCGGTACTCTGTACAAGTATCACATCCGTTCACGCTTCAACGACTATCGCGTGGATAAGGCAGACCCGCTGTCGCTTTTCAACGAGATTCCTCCGAAGACTGCTTCGATCGTGTGGGATTTGTCCTACGAGTGGAACGATGCGGACTGGATGAAGCACCGACGGGACCGGAATGCGCTCACCGCACCCATGGCGATCTACGAAATGCATGTCGGGTCATGGAGACGGGTGGCCGAGGAAGGGTACCGTTCGCTCAGTTATCGCGAGATGGCCGTGCCTCTGGCGGAATATGTCAAGCAGATGGGATTTACCCATGTCGAGTTTCTCCCGTTGATGGACCATCCTTTCTTTGGGTCATGGGGCTACCAAACCACCGGGTATTTTGCGCCGTCCGGCAATTACGGCACGCCACAAGATCTCATGTACTTGATCGACATCCTGCACCAGCACGGCATCGGGGTCATCCTGGACTGGGTGCCGTCGCATTTTCCCACCGATGAGCATGGACTCGGCTATTTCGACGGGACGCACCTGTATGAGCATGCGCATCCGAAGCAGGGATTTCACCCGGAATGGAACACCTTCATCTTCAACTTCGGCCGTAACGAGGTGCGCAGCTTCCTGATCAGCAGCGCGCTGTTCTGGCTCGATAAGTACCATATCGACGGATTGCGGGTCGATGCGGTCGCGTCGATGCTGTATTTGGATTATGCGCGGAAGGAAGGGGAATGGATTCCAAACCAATACGGTGGGCGAGAGAACCTGGATGCGGTCGCCTTTCTGCGGCGATTCAACGAGGAAGTTTACACGCGGTATCCGGATGTGCAGACCACGGCGGAGGAATCTACTTCCTGGCCGGCTGTCTCGCGCCCAGGCTATGTGGGCGGGCTGGGCTTCGGCCTAAAGTGGGATATGGGCTGGATGCATGACACCTTGAAATACATGCAGACCGATCCGATCTACCGACGCTATCACCACCAGAATCTCACGTTTCGCATGCTTTATGCGTTTCACGAGAATTTCATCCTGCCGCTGTCTCATGACGAAGTGGTGTACGGGAAGCGCTCGCTGCTCGAAAAGATGCCGGGAGACGACTGGCAGAAGTTCGCTAATCTCCGTGTGCTGTTCGGGTACATGTATGCGCAGGCAGCCAAGAAGCTTCTCTTCATGGGCGGAGAGATTGCTCAGCGGACGGAATGGGCGCACGACGGCCAATTGGAATGGGAGCAACTGCAGCATGCGAGCCATCTTGGTATCCAGCGATGGGTCGCCGATCTCAACCGTGTGTATCGGAATGAACGGGCGCTGCATGAAGACGATGTGACTCCCCATGGATTTGAGTGGATCGACTGCAACGATGCGGAGTCGAGCGTCATCAGCCTGATACGCAAGGGCCATACCATGCAGGACCTCATTCTGGTGGTGTGCAATTTCACGCCGGTGCCGCAGCCGAATTATCGGGTGGGGGTTCCACGCGGAGAATACTGGCAAGAAATTCTCAACAGCGATTCTTCCTGGTATGGAGGCGGCAACTGGGGCAACGGAGGCGGCGTCGATGCCGTACCGGTGCCGCTGCACGCGAGGTCTCATTCATTGACCGTGACGGTTCCCGCCTTGGCGGCGGTGTTTTTCAAGAGTCAGGGATAG
- a CDS encoding Trehalose synthase produces the protein MLILKDHWERLLDRDTVGALEALLPSAISSARWYGGKARAIAAVHIKEAIPLLTDADPMVMVFIGVSYEDSGHDLYTMVLTASAGERALRIQQGHPEAVLAEVTIAGSNNVDRAGLLHDALWDHDSARALLQAVWKGERFQGEEGTLHAASTQAFSQAIVEAASAESSVMQGEQSNTSVRFGRHAMLKLYRRFEAGINPDLEISRVLTARGYPHSPAVLGSLEYVRPGQQPGTVAIVYRFVENQGDAWRYTLSELETELVDSHGSAIGINSPYADAAALLGRRTAELHLALAQDTDDPAFAPEPCGPGYWQSLRGRMTRSVEDSLALLGRHFQNLDGPSRRLATLVLESKAVLLSRLEAPGKRNLQAVRIRCHGDFHLGQVLYTGRDFVIIDFEGEPARPLAERRAKHVPIIDVAGMIRSFHYAACAALDRVGSRSGGDERRGRSELEQQTTRWYRSTTDAFLSGYTETTGKVPFLPEQSDDRDMLLDAYLIEKACYELSYELNNRPSWAGIPLNGLLQLTQST, from the coding sequence ATGTTGATCCTCAAAGACCATTGGGAGCGGCTGCTCGACCGGGATACTGTCGGCGCGCTTGAAGCGCTGCTGCCGTCGGCCATCTCGTCCGCTCGATGGTATGGAGGCAAGGCCAGAGCGATTGCGGCGGTTCACATCAAAGAGGCGATTCCTCTCCTCACAGACGCCGATCCCATGGTCATGGTCTTCATCGGCGTCTCCTATGAAGACAGCGGCCATGATCTCTATACGATGGTACTCACCGCTTCGGCGGGTGAACGGGCGTTGCGGATACAGCAAGGCCATCCGGAGGCGGTGTTGGCGGAGGTGACCATTGCCGGCTCAAATAATGTGGACCGGGCCGGATTGTTGCACGACGCTCTGTGGGATCATGACTCTGCCCGAGCATTGCTGCAGGCGGTTTGGAAGGGGGAGAGATTTCAAGGCGAGGAGGGAACGCTTCATGCCGCCTCTACCCAAGCCTTCTCACAGGCAATCGTAGAAGCGGCATCGGCGGAATCGTCCGTCATGCAAGGAGAGCAAAGCAATACCTCTGTAAGGTTCGGTCGGCACGCGATGCTGAAGCTCTATCGACGTTTCGAAGCGGGAATCAATCCCGATCTGGAGATCAGCAGAGTATTAACGGCGCGCGGATATCCTCACAGTCCTGCCGTGCTTGGTTCATTGGAATATGTAAGACCCGGCCAACAGCCGGGCACAGTTGCGATTGTGTATCGGTTCGTTGAAAATCAAGGCGATGCTTGGCGATACACGCTGAGCGAATTAGAAACGGAACTGGTAGATAGCCACGGTTCGGCCATTGGTATAAACAGCCCCTATGCCGATGCTGCAGCCCTGCTCGGACGTCGGACCGCTGAACTACATCTCGCCTTGGCGCAGGACACCGACGATCCCGCATTTGCGCCGGAACCGTGTGGTCCGGGCTATTGGCAATCGTTGCGTGGTCGAATGACGCGCTCCGTCGAAGACTCGCTGGCATTGCTTGGTCGCCACTTCCAGAATCTTGATGGACCGAGCCGGCGGCTGGCGACTCTCGTGCTCGAATCGAAAGCCGTCTTGCTGTCCCGGCTGGAGGCTCCGGGCAAGCGGAATCTTCAAGCGGTCAGAATTCGATGCCACGGTGATTTTCATTTGGGTCAGGTCTTGTATACGGGTCGGGATTTCGTAATTATTGATTTTGAAGGCGAGCCGGCCAGACCATTGGCGGAGCGGCGCGCGAAACATGTCCCCATCATCGATGTAGCGGGGATGATCCGATCGTTCCACTATGCCGCTTGTGCGGCGCTCGATCGGGTGGGAAGTCGGTCCGGCGGCGACGAGCGGCGAGGGCGATCCGAGCTGGAACAACAAACGACGCGATGGTATCGGTCGACGACGGATGCATTTTTATCCGGCTATACAGAGACAACGGGCAAGGTGCCATTCCTTCCCGAGCAGTCCGATGACCGCGACATGCTTTTGGACGCATATTTAATCGAAAAGGCCTGTTATGAACTGAGTTATGAACTCAACAATCGGCCTTCGTGGGCCGGAATTCCACTGAACGGACTACTTCAGCTCACACAATCTACATGA
- a CDS encoding Alpha-amylase yields MKQPNKKFNPPTAAAPKKPLTKAHLSSDGSSLNVDGRRRVVIEGVRPEIDGGRFPIKRVVGESVVVEADLFADGHDEIAGVIRYRHEREQEWTDVPLVFVENDRWRASFKVLEQGLYHYRVTAWIDHFRSWQRDMRKRVDADQDVRVDLLIGRDLIKAAALHADGSDAERLSAIARAMEYGENREQTLKTVLEQELADLMARHADRPWPTAYDKELAVIVDRVRAGFGAWYEAFPRSCASEPGRHGTFQDCEARLPYVAGMGFDVLYLPPIHPIGRTFRKGKNNDPVGSPDSVGSPWAIGAAEGGHQAIHPDLGTPEDFRRLIGKAKEQGLEIALDLAFQCSPDHPYVKHHPEWFVQRPDGTIQYAENPPKKYQDIYPLNFESDQWIPLWRELNAVVVHWIEQGVRIFRVDNPHTKPFAFWQWLIAEVKRDHPDVLFLAEAFTRPKVMYRLAKLGFTQSYTYFAWRQTKSELTQYFTELTKTDVREYFRPNLWPNTPDILTEQLQHGGRPTFMSRFILAATLGANYGIYGPAFELMESRPQKAGSEEYLDSEKYEIRTWDRERADSLRELICRVNRIRRENAAFHNDVSLKFHHVDNEELIAYSKRSVDGENVTLTVVNLSPHHVHSGWVRLDLQALGVQEDKPFQVVDLLTDAYYTWQGPRNYVQIDPHSVPAHIFLLRRNLRSEQDFDYFM; encoded by the coding sequence ATGAAGCAACCAAATAAAAAGTTTAATCCTCCGACGGCTGCTGCACCGAAGAAACCGCTGACCAAAGCGCACCTGTCGAGCGATGGCAGCAGTCTGAATGTGGATGGACGCCGCCGTGTGGTGATTGAGGGGGTCCGGCCGGAAATTGACGGTGGCCGATTTCCAATCAAGCGGGTGGTCGGGGAATCGGTAGTAGTGGAGGCGGACCTGTTCGCCGACGGCCATGACGAGATAGCCGGCGTGATCCGATACCGGCATGAGCGAGAACAAGAGTGGACCGATGTGCCGCTCGTCTTCGTGGAGAACGACCGGTGGCGTGCCTCCTTCAAGGTTCTGGAGCAAGGCCTCTACCATTACAGGGTGACTGCATGGATCGATCACTTCCGGTCCTGGCAGCGGGATATGCGCAAACGTGTCGACGCCGATCAAGATGTGAGGGTGGATCTCCTGATCGGCCGGGATTTGATCAAAGCGGCTGCGCTCCATGCAGACGGGTCGGATGCGGAGCGGCTCAGCGCGATCGCAAGAGCAATGGAATATGGCGAGAACCGTGAGCAGACGCTGAAGACCGTTTTGGAACAAGAACTGGCTGATCTCATGGCACGGCATGCGGACCGACCGTGGCCGACCGCCTATGACAAGGAATTGGCGGTCATCGTGGATCGGGTCAGGGCGGGATTCGGTGCCTGGTATGAGGCGTTTCCGCGTTCATGCGCGTCGGAGCCGGGCCGCCATGGTACCTTTCAAGATTGCGAAGCTCGTCTTCCCTACGTTGCCGGGATGGGGTTCGATGTCTTGTACCTGCCTCCGATTCACCCGATCGGCCGGACCTTCCGAAAGGGCAAGAATAATGATCCGGTTGGAAGTCCTGATTCGGTGGGAAGTCCGTGGGCCATCGGAGCTGCTGAGGGAGGCCACCAGGCGATTCACCCTGATCTCGGTACGCCCGAGGATTTCAGGCGACTGATCGGCAAGGCGAAAGAGCAGGGTTTGGAGATTGCGCTCGATCTGGCCTTTCAATGTTCGCCCGATCATCCCTACGTCAAGCATCATCCCGAATGGTTCGTGCAGCGCCCGGACGGCACCATCCAATATGCCGAAAATCCCCCGAAGAAGTATCAGGACATCTATCCGTTGAATTTTGAAAGCGACCAGTGGATCCCCTTATGGCGGGAACTGAACGCGGTCGTGGTTCATTGGATCGAGCAGGGAGTCAGGATTTTTCGAGTCGATAATCCTCACACCAAGCCATTTGCATTCTGGCAGTGGCTGATTGCAGAGGTGAAGCGCGATCATCCCGATGTGCTGTTTCTTGCGGAAGCCTTCACGCGACCTAAAGTCATGTACCGACTGGCGAAGCTCGGCTTCACACAGTCATATACGTATTTCGCGTGGCGGCAGACCAAATCTGAGTTGACCCAATATTTCACGGAATTGACGAAGACGGATGTGCGGGAATACTTCCGACCCAATCTCTGGCCCAATACGCCGGATATCTTGACGGAGCAATTGCAGCACGGCGGCCGCCCCACTTTTATGTCCCGCTTCATCTTAGCCGCCACGCTGGGGGCTAATTATGGAATCTATGGTCCTGCGTTCGAGCTCATGGAATCACGTCCGCAAAAGGCCGGTAGCGAGGAATATCTCGATTCGGAAAAGTATGAAATCCGCACATGGGATCGAGAGCGAGCCGACAGCCTCAGGGAGTTGATTTGCCGGGTCAATCGCATCCGCCGCGAAAATGCCGCATTCCATAATGATGTAAGTTTGAAGTTTCATCATGTGGACAATGAAGAGCTGATTGCGTACAGCAAGCGTTCAGTCGATGGAGAAAATGTGACGCTGACGGTGGTCAACCTCAGTCCTCACCATGTCCATTCCGGATGGGTGCGGCTGGATCTCCAGGCGCTCGGGGTGCAGGAGGACAAGCCGTTCCAGGTTGTCGATCTGCTCACCGATGCGTATTACACCTGGCAGGGACCGCGGAACTATGTGCAGATTGATCCTCACTCCGTCCCGGCCCATATATTTCTCCTCCGGCGCAACCTTCGAAGCGAGCAAGACTTTGACTATTTTATGTAA
- a CDS encoding Alpha,alpha-trehalose synthase — protein MTTVLDDYREVSPKGTVDFLYRLSDLVKGRSVVHVSAVRYGGGAAEFLRRLVPMMTALGVEARWEVIAGTQEFFAVVKRLTDALQGRDEKITEDMYQTFREINERNAKALNLEADMIMVHDHQPAGMVEYRTSGAWLWRCNLDLSQPQRRAWTFLRRYALKYDAAIFSLSSFAQRLPIPKFLVYPSIDPLSPKNREMTRSEINQIVDRLGIPRTKPIILQVAKFERFKDPLGAIQAYRIVKKHHDCRLVLAGSGVMHDPEGEAVLAEAREAAGRDPDIHLVQLPPEADLEINALQRTATVVLQKSIREGFGVTVSEAMWKGKPVVGGNAEGIAAQIIDEATGYVVHSAEGAGFRLRHLLNNPGLITRMGAVGREHVRRNFLITRQLGDFLTLLKIMSPQ, from the coding sequence ATGACCACCGTGCTCGACGACTACCGGGAGGTGTCGCCGAAGGGAACGGTCGACTTTCTCTACCGGCTGAGCGACCTGGTCAAGGGACGAAGCGTCGTGCATGTAAGCGCGGTCCGGTACGGTGGAGGGGCAGCGGAGTTCTTACGGCGCTTGGTGCCGATGATGACGGCATTGGGCGTCGAGGCGCGTTGGGAAGTCATTGCGGGAACGCAGGAGTTCTTTGCGGTCGTGAAACGGCTCACCGACGCCTTGCAAGGACGAGACGAGAAGATCACCGAGGACATGTACCAGACCTTCCGGGAGATCAACGAGCGGAACGCGAAAGCGCTGAACCTCGAAGCGGACATGATCATGGTCCACGACCATCAGCCGGCCGGCATGGTGGAGTATCGGACGAGCGGAGCGTGGCTGTGGCGCTGCAATCTGGACCTTTCTCAGCCGCAACGGCGCGCATGGACGTTTTTGCGGCGGTATGCATTGAAGTACGATGCGGCTATTTTCTCATTGTCCAGCTTCGCGCAACGGCTGCCGATCCCGAAGTTTCTCGTGTATCCCTCGATCGATCCGCTGAGTCCGAAGAATCGGGAAATGACCCGATCCGAAATCAATCAGATCGTGGATCGGCTGGGCATCCCGCGAACCAAACCGATCATCCTGCAGGTGGCAAAGTTCGAGCGGTTCAAGGATCCGCTCGGCGCCATCCAGGCCTATCGCATCGTGAAGAAGCACCACGATTGCCGATTGGTGCTTGCCGGGTCCGGGGTCATGCATGACCCGGAGGGGGAAGCGGTGCTGGCCGAAGCGCGCGAGGCGGCGGGACGGGATCCTGATATTCATCTGGTGCAGTTGCCGCCCGAGGCGGATTTGGAGATCAATGCATTGCAACGAACGGCGACGGTGGTGTTGCAGAAATCGATCAGGGAAGGATTCGGCGTGACGGTTTCCGAAGCGATGTGGAAAGGGAAGCCGGTGGTCGGGGGAAACGCCGAAGGGATCGCGGCGCAAATCATCGACGAAGCGACGGGATATGTCGTCCATTCCGCCGAAGGGGCCGGATTCCGCCTGCGTCATTTATTGAATAATCCCGGATTGATTACCCGCATGGGAGCAGTGGGCCGGGAACATGTGCGCCGGAATTTCCTCATCACCCGGCAATTGGGCGATTTCCTGACATTGCTGAAGATCATGTCGCCGCAATAA
- a CDS encoding Trehalose synthase produces the protein MLNQDPLWYKDAVFYELHVRAFYDSNDDGIGDFAGLIEKLDYLEWLGVDCLWLLPFYPSPLRDDGYDVADFTTIAPSYGSTEVFRRLLDAAHQRGMRVIVDLVLNHTSDQHAWFQEARRSPQAPTRDFYVWSETDQKYAKARIIFVDTEKSNWTWDPEAHAYYWHRFFSHQPDLNYDNPAVKQAMLEVMEFWLDQGLDGFRCDAVPYLFEREGTICENLPETHAYLKEIRKRIDERYSTRILLAEANQWPSDVRPYFGNGDEFHMAFHFPLMPRLFMGLRSEDRRPILDMFKHTPPIPLNCQWCLFLRNHDELTLEMCTGEERDYMYYAYARDPRARRNIGIARRLAPLLENDRRKIELLNSIVFTLPGTPIIYYGDEIGMGDNIHLGDRNGVRTPMHWTADRNAGFSKADPAKLFLPLVTDPVYGYQSINVDTQKQTPHSLLHWMRRMIAIRKRHKVFGRGTLEFLAPSNEKILAYVRTYEEETVLLVHNLAESAQAVELNLMRFKGIVPVELFGDSRFPQIGDHPYALSLGPYGFYWFVLPTVRSWDNTYNLQWSAI, from the coding sequence ATGCTGAACCAAGATCCCCTCTGGTACAAGGACGCCGTGTTCTATGAGTTGCACGTGCGGGCTTTCTACGACAGCAATGACGACGGCATCGGAGATTTCGCCGGCCTGATCGAGAAGCTCGATTATCTCGAGTGGTTGGGGGTGGATTGCCTCTGGCTGCTGCCGTTTTATCCGTCGCCGTTGCGGGACGACGGCTATGATGTGGCGGACTTCACCACTATTGCGCCTTCGTACGGGTCCACCGAGGTGTTCCGGAGACTGCTCGATGCGGCCCACCAGCGCGGCATGCGCGTCATCGTCGATTTGGTGTTGAATCATACGTCCGATCAGCATGCGTGGTTTCAGGAGGCCCGCAGGTCGCCGCAGGCTCCGACGCGGGATTTCTATGTCTGGAGCGAGACGGATCAGAAATACGCGAAGGCCCGCATTATCTTCGTGGATACGGAAAAATCCAATTGGACCTGGGATCCCGAGGCCCACGCGTACTATTGGCACCGGTTCTTCAGTCATCAACCGGACTTGAACTATGACAATCCCGCGGTCAAGCAAGCGATGCTGGAAGTCATGGAGTTCTGGCTGGATCAGGGCCTCGACGGGTTTCGCTGCGATGCGGTGCCGTACCTGTTCGAGCGCGAAGGCACGATTTGTGAGAACCTCCCCGAGACCCATGCGTATCTGAAGGAGATTCGGAAGCGGATCGACGAGCGGTACAGCACCAGAATCCTCTTGGCGGAAGCCAACCAGTGGCCGAGCGACGTGCGGCCCTATTTCGGGAACGGGGACGAATTCCACATGGCTTTTCATTTCCCGCTCATGCCGCGCCTGTTCATGGGATTGCGCAGTGAGGACCGTCGGCCTATCCTCGATATGTTCAAGCATACGCCGCCGATTCCGCTGAATTGCCAATGGTGCCTCTTCCTCCGAAATCACGACGAATTGACGTTGGAAATGTGCACCGGAGAAGAGCGGGATTACATGTATTATGCCTATGCCCGCGATCCCCGGGCGCGCCGCAACATCGGCATCGCGCGCCGTCTCGCGCCGTTGCTCGAGAACGACCGACGCAAGATCGAGCTGCTCAACAGCATCGTGTTTACCTTGCCGGGCACGCCGATCATCTATTACGGCGATGAAATCGGCATGGGCGACAATATTCATTTGGGCGACCGCAACGGCGTGCGGACGCCGATGCATTGGACCGCGGACCGGAACGCCGGCTTCTCCAAAGCGGATCCCGCGAAGTTGTTTCTTCCGCTCGTGACCGATCCCGTCTACGGCTACCAATCGATCAATGTGGATACGCAAAAGCAGACGCCGCACTCCTTGCTCCATTGGATGCGCCGCATGATCGCGATCCGCAAGCGACACAAGGTCTTCGGACGGGGCACGTTGGAATTCTTGGCTCCCTCGAACGAGAAGATCCTGGCTTATGTGCGGACCTACGAAGAGGAGACCGTGCTTCTGGTCCACAATTTGGCGGAGTCGGCTCAGGCCGTGGAGCTGAACCTGATGCGGTTCAAGGGTATTGTTCCGGTCGAGTTGTTCGGCGATTCTCGATTTCCGCAGATCGGGGACCATCCCTATGCGCTCAGCTTGGGTCCCTATGGCTTCTATTGGTTCGTCCTGCCGACGGTGCGATCCTGGGACAACACCTATAACCTCCAATGGAGCGCGATTTGA
- a CDS encoding diguanylate cyclase/phosphodiesterase (GGDEF & EAL domains) with PAS/PAC sensor(s) translates to MKLPDRIYHLAEAANWPSIQRHGLLSADRLMEVAGLTGSDRDRLGRTQRLAHTELRKGMQIRDQCPMPPTALTQCLCGMEPADWYAMINARVFFWLDVDRLNRQKAACEPRLQVVMAVDTAALVAAYEKRVAVTPINTGNARRKPARRGPATFVPLAEWARSGWASEAAALGIPSRRRSHQPVELTVIDAVPDILRFVVGIFAIPAGQSFDDRRR, encoded by the coding sequence ATGAAACTGCCGGATCGAATCTACCATTTGGCGGAAGCCGCAAACTGGCCGTCGATCCAACGCCATGGGTTGCTGTCTGCCGACCGATTGATGGAAGTAGCGGGACTTACCGGGTCGGATCGAGATCGATTGGGGAGGACGCAACGGCTGGCCCATACCGAACTGCGCAAAGGGATGCAAATTCGCGATCAATGCCCAATGCCGCCAACCGCGCTGACGCAATGCCTCTGTGGCATGGAACCAGCCGATTGGTATGCCATGATCAATGCGCGCGTGTTCTTCTGGCTCGATGTGGATCGCCTCAATCGTCAGAAGGCTGCCTGTGAACCGAGGCTTCAAGTCGTGATGGCGGTGGATACGGCCGCTTTGGTTGCTGCGTATGAGAAGCGAGTGGCCGTGACTCCGATCAATACCGGAAACGCCCGCCGCAAGCCGGCACGGCGTGGCCCTGCCACGTTCGTCCCGTTAGCGGAGTGGGCCAGGTCCGGATGGGCGAGCGAGGCGGCAGCATTGGGCATTCCTTCGCGGAGGCGGTCGCATCAACCGGTCGAGTTGACTGTCATCGACGCCGTGCCTGACATTCTGCGTTTTGTTGTGGGGATCTTTGCCATACCAGCCGGTCAATCGTTTGACGACAGGAGAAGGTAG
- a CDS encoding Molybdenum ABC transporter ATP-binding protein ModC — MSRLRARFAVRFPAFHLNVEMEVPLAGITAIFGPSGSGKTTLLRCLAGLERAPHGFLQVGEEVWQDEAVGLCRPLSHRPIGYVFQEPRLFPHYNVRANLLYGYKRIPAEARRMALEQVVEILGIGHLLARRIHHLSGGEQQRVAIGRALLTSPQLLLLDEPLASLDVHRKQELLPFIRRLHEELRLPVMYVSHAVAEILHLADRVVLLQEGQVVGVGTLNEMFTSLTFRGQFGAHRIGAILDTHVTAHDAEYGLTRLEFNGHSLFVPLQAVAVGQVLRVHILSSDVSLVGGKTMAPTSVLNVLEATIREIREVDQASVDVLLDIGAPLVASITRKSLSMLGLTPGQRVFAHIKALALNEELTA, encoded by the coding sequence ATGAGCCGGTTGCGGGCCCGCTTTGCGGTGCGATTTCCGGCGTTTCATCTGAACGTTGAGATGGAGGTGCCCCTGGCGGGCATTACCGCCATCTTCGGACCGTCCGGCTCGGGCAAGACGACGCTCTTGAGATGCCTGGCCGGCCTTGAGCGGGCTCCCCATGGCTTTCTCCAGGTCGGCGAGGAGGTCTGGCAGGACGAAGCGGTCGGTTTGTGCCGACCGCTCTCGCACCGTCCAATCGGCTATGTGTTCCAAGAACCGCGCTTGTTTCCCCATTACAATGTCCGCGCGAATCTTCTGTACGGCTACAAACGCATTCCTGCGGAAGCACGCCGCATGGCGCTGGAGCAGGTCGTGGAGATCTTAGGCATCGGCCATTTGCTTGCACGCCGCATTCACCACCTCTCCGGCGGGGAGCAACAGCGGGTCGCGATCGGGCGGGCGCTGCTGACCAGTCCCCAATTGCTCTTGCTGGACGAACCGCTCGCCTCGCTCGATGTGCACCGCAAACAAGAACTCCTTCCGTTCATCCGTCGCCTGCATGAGGAGTTGCGTCTCCCGGTGATGTACGTCAGCCATGCGGTCGCCGAAATTCTTCACCTGGCCGACCGTGTCGTGCTTCTACAAGAAGGCCAGGTCGTGGGCGTCGGTACGCTCAATGAGATGTTCACGTCTCTCACATTCCGCGGACAGTTCGGCGCCCATCGCATCGGCGCCATCTTGGATACTCATGTGACGGCACATGACGCGGAATACGGCCTGACCCGACTGGAATTCAACGGCCACTCCCTTTTTGTGCCGCTTCAAGCTGTCGCGGTCGGGCAGGTCTTGCGCGTCCACATACTTTCCAGCGACGTCAGTCTCGTCGGAGGGAAAACCATGGCGCCGACCAGTGTGTTGAATGTTCTGGAGGCCACAATTAGAGAAATCCGGGAAGTGGATCAGGCGTCAGTAGACGTATTGTTGGATATCGGCGCGCCTCTCGTGGCCAGCATCACGCGCAAATCGCTGAGCATGCTGGGATTGACGCCGGGGCAGCGAGTCTTCGCGCATATCAAAGCCCTCGCCCTGAATGAAGAGTTGACGGCATAG